The following coding sequences lie in one Chryseobacterium culicis genomic window:
- a CDS encoding RDD family protein — MSQIAINTSQNVNINFNIAGVGERMLAFIIDLLIRIAYVVIILYLFFNIFDLGYLLDGLDDWSIRAVYLILTFPIYIYPLVLESLMEGQTPGKKLMKIKVVKIDGYQASFADYMIRWVFRIVDVSFAGVVGLISMIVSKNNQRLGDIASGTAVISLKNNINISHTILENIHENYIPSFPQVIALSDNDMRIIKDNYTKALKVDDRQIISKLSDKIKSILKLEIDATKMTERQFINVIIKDYNYYTGKDN; from the coding sequence ATGTCTCAAATTGCGATAAATACCTCACAAAATGTAAATATTAATTTTAATATTGCAGGCGTAGGAGAAAGGATGCTTGCCTTCATTATTGATCTTCTGATCAGGATTGCTTATGTGGTGATTATCCTGTATTTATTCTTCAATATTTTCGATTTGGGATATTTGTTAGATGGCCTTGATGACTGGTCCATACGAGCGGTATATCTCATTCTTACCTTCCCTATTTATATTTATCCGCTTGTACTGGAAAGCCTTATGGAAGGGCAGACTCCTGGTAAAAAACTCATGAAAATCAAAGTGGTAAAGATTGACGGTTACCAGGCCAGTTTCGCAGATTATATGATCCGCTGGGTTTTCAGGATTGTAGATGTTTCATTTGCCGGAGTGGTAGGACTTATTTCTATGATTGTTTCTAAAAACAACCAGCGTTTGGGTGACATTGCTTCCGGAACAGCTGTTATTTCTCTAAAAAACAATATCAATATCTCCCATACCATCCTAGAGAATATCCATGAAAATTATATTCCTTCATTCCCACAGGTAATTGCTTTGAGTGATAATGATATGAGGATCATCAAAGATAACTATACAAAAGCCTTAAAAGTTGATGACCGCCAGATCATCAGTAAACTGTCTGATAAAATCAAAAGCATTTTGAAACTGGAAATAGATGCCACTAAAATGACGGAAAGACAGTTTATTAATGTTATTATTAAGGATTATAACTACTATACGGGGAAAGACAATTAG
- the smpB gene encoding SsrA-binding protein SmpB, translating to MKIEKTVNILNKRARFEYEILEEYEAGMVLTGTEIKSLRSSKASITESFCQFIDGELYIINMMIDEYKLGTFYNHKTKRERKLLLHKKELQKLEKKLKDAGNTIVPLKLYITERGKAKVLIALGRGKKLFDKREAIKDRENKRNLDRILKKS from the coding sequence ATGAAGATTGAGAAAACAGTTAACATATTAAACAAAAGAGCCCGCTTTGAGTATGAAATTCTTGAAGAATACGAAGCAGGAATGGTTTTGACGGGTACAGAAATAAAATCTTTACGTTCATCCAAAGCATCTATCACAGAATCGTTCTGTCAGTTTATTGATGGGGAGTTATATATCATCAACATGATGATTGATGAGTATAAATTAGGAACTTTTTACAATCATAAAACAAAAAGGGAACGGAAATTGCTCTTGCACAAAAAAGAATTGCAAAAACTTGAAAAAAAGTTAAAGGATGCTGGGAACACCATAGTACCTTTAAAATTATATATCACTGAAAGAGGGAAAGCGAAGGTGCTGATAGCACTTGGTAGAGGGAAAAAGCTTTTCGATAAAAGGGAGGCGATAAAAGATAGAGAAAATAAACGGAACCTCGACAGAATATTAAAGAAAAGTTAA
- a CDS encoding YebC/PmpR family DNA-binding transcriptional regulator codes for MGRAFEYRKASKMARWDKMAKTFSKIGKDIALAVKAGGTDPESNPALRRCIQNAKGANMPKDNVERAIKKASGADAENYEEITYEGYGQGGVAFFVECTTNNTTRTVANVRAVFNKFDGNLGKNGELAFIFDRKGIFTIDLAQIKMDWDDFEMEMIDGGAEDVEKDEEEVMITTAFEDFGLLSHKLDDLGIEAKSAELQRIPNNTKEVNAEQFKANMKMLERFEEDDDVQNVYHNMEITEELMNSL; via the coding sequence ATGGGAAGAGCATTTGAATATAGAAAAGCGTCTAAAATGGCCAGATGGGATAAAATGGCCAAAACATTCTCTAAAATAGGAAAGGATATTGCATTGGCTGTAAAAGCGGGTGGAACAGATCCGGAATCTAATCCTGCGTTGAGAAGATGTATCCAGAATGCGAAAGGGGCAAACATGCCTAAGGATAATGTAGAACGTGCAATTAAGAAAGCTAGCGGTGCTGATGCTGAGAACTATGAAGAAATTACATATGAAGGTTACGGACAAGGTGGTGTTGCTTTTTTTGTAGAATGTACTACAAACAATACAACAAGAACGGTTGCCAACGTAAGAGCTGTTTTCAACAAGTTTGATGGTAACCTTGGGAAAAATGGTGAATTAGCATTTATCTTCGACAGAAAGGGGATTTTTACCATTGATTTGGCTCAGATCAAAATGGATTGGGATGATTTTGAAATGGAAATGATTGATGGCGGTGCTGAAGATGTAGAAAAAGATGAAGAGGAAGTAATGATTACAACTGCTTTTGAAGATTTCGGTTTGCTATCTCACAAGTTAGATGATCTGGGAATTGAAGCAAAAAGTGCAGAACTTCAAAGAATTCCAAACAATACAAAAGAAGTAAATGCAGAACAGTTCAAAGCTAATATGAAAATGCTTGAGCGTTTCGAAGAGGATGACGACGTACAAAACGTTTACCACAACATGGAAATCACAGAAGAGCTGATGAACTCTTTATAA
- a CDS encoding GNAT family N-acetyltransferase translates to MKFENNKSGNGGVLTLNNEIKEVGRLTYTIFPEDHKFIISFVLVHPEFEGRGMGKFLVEEAIRFARENNWKVYPHCSYARSVMMRMSDVDDIFLKN, encoded by the coding sequence ATGAAATTTGAAAACAATAAATCCGGAAACGGCGGAGTTCTTACTTTAAACAACGAAATAAAAGAAGTTGGAAGGCTTACCTATACCATTTTCCCTGAAGACCATAAATTCATTATTTCTTTTGTACTGGTACACCCGGAATTTGAAGGGAGAGGAATGGGAAAATTTTTAGTAGAAGAAGCCATCAGATTTGCCAGAGAAAACAACTGGAAAGTATATCCACACTGTTCCTATGCAAGATCCGTAATGATGAGAATGAGTGATGTAGACGATATATTTTTAAAGAATTAA
- a CDS encoding OmpA family protein: MKNLKLGISALALTVASTVFAQTTNNPWLIGVGAHAENHVAARGNFSNTFSANNLTKSMFNVNNFSITPPLSKLTVARNVGKGLVIDWQTSVGNVENKRFNMGKEFFLMTGLGFQAHAAGLLWNEESWFDPYLRVGANYLRHDYTALTFPRTSVDANGNAIENVSNGKDGNENGKANHFTVATGAGANFWVTKNFGLGVQGDYVSTPGDKSTVANFWQASASILFRFGNRDRDKDGILDKDDLCPDTPGLPEFQGCPDTDGDGVPDKDDQCPEVAGPVENNGCPWPDTDGDGVIDKDDACPTVAGPAENNGCPWPDTDGDGILDKDDACPTVPGLPEYNGCPAPKKPTAVVATEALKDILFDFNKATIRPQSNDKLDSAAKIIKDAPAENFVVVGMTDAKGAAAYNLKLSKQRAAAVVGALEARGVNPATLKSIGIGSQEATVPATASDAERQQDRKVIVRAISGAEWDTYKKNDLTVAKPAKKAVKKGAKKAPAKKAPAKKKK; encoded by the coding sequence ATGAAAAATCTAAAATTAGGAATTTCAGCATTGGCGCTTACTGTTGCCTCTACTGTTTTCGCACAGACTACCAACAATCCGTGGTTAATCGGAGTTGGTGCTCATGCTGAAAACCATGTAGCAGCAAGAGGTAACTTCAGTAATACGTTCTCTGCTAACAATTTGACAAAAAGTATGTTCAATGTGAACAACTTTTCTATTACACCTCCACTATCTAAGTTAACAGTTGCTAGAAACGTTGGTAAAGGTTTAGTAATTGACTGGCAAACTTCTGTTGGAAATGTTGAAAACAAAAGATTCAACATGGGGAAAGAATTTTTCCTAATGACAGGTCTTGGTTTCCAGGCTCACGCTGCAGGTCTTTTATGGAACGAAGAATCTTGGTTTGATCCATATTTAAGAGTTGGTGCTAACTACTTAAGACATGACTATACAGCTCTTACTTTCCCTAGAACATCTGTTGATGCTAACGGTAACGCAATCGAAAATGTTTCAAACGGTAAGGATGGTAATGAAAACGGTAAAGCTAACCACTTTACTGTAGCTACAGGTGCTGGTGCTAACTTCTGGGTAACTAAAAACTTCGGTCTTGGTGTTCAGGGAGATTACGTATCCACTCCAGGTGACAAATCTACAGTTGCTAACTTTTGGCAAGCTTCTGCTTCTATCTTATTCAGATTTGGAAACAGAGACAGAGATAAGGATGGTATCCTAGATAAAGATGACCTTTGTCCAGATACTCCAGGTTTACCAGAATTCCAAGGATGTCCTGATACTGACGGTGACGGAGTTCCAGATAAAGACGATCAATGTCCAGAAGTGGCAGGTCCAGTTGAAAACAACGGATGCCCTTGGCCAGATACTGACGGTGATGGTGTAATCGACAAAGATGACGCTTGTCCTACAGTAGCAGGTCCTGCTGAAAACAACGGTTGTCCTTGGCCAGATACAGACGGCGACGGTATCCTAGATAAAGATGATGCTTGTCCTACTGTTCCAGGTCTTCCTGAATACAACGGATGTCCAGCTCCTAAGAAGCCAACTGCTGTTGTAGCTACTGAAGCTCTTAAAGATATCTTATTTGATTTCAACAAAGCTACAATCAGACCTCAGTCTAACGATAAATTAGACAGTGCTGCTAAGATCATCAAAGATGCTCCAGCTGAAAACTTCGTAGTAGTAGGTATGACAGATGCTAAAGGTGCTGCTGCTTACAACTTGAAACTTTCTAAACAAAGAGCTGCTGCTGTAGTAGGTGCTTTAGAAGCTAGAGGTGTAAACCCTGCAACATTGAAATCTATCGGTATCGGTTCTCAGGAAGCTACTGTTCCTGCAACTGCAAGTGATGCTGAAAGACAACAAGACAGAAAAGTTATCGTAAGAGCGATCTCAGGTGCTGAGTGGGATACTTACAAGAAAAATGACTTAACTGTAGCTAAACCAGCTAAAAAAGCTGTTAAGAAAGGTGCTAAAAAAGCTCCGGCTAAAAAAGCTCCAGCTAAAAAGAAAAAATAA
- a CDS encoding stage II sporulation protein M, with the protein MREVYFIKQNKEKWLGIEQVIQGKIKKNPDDLSSLYINLINDLSFAQTYYPKSNTTVYLNHLSAQIFQKIYKTKRVEENRFIYFFKTEVPLLMYQYRRYLMYAFLFFILFTSIGVLSAIYDKDFVNIILGEGYVNETIENIKNNNAVGVYQSGSTWGSTIGIIFNNIQVGAKLYIYGIAGGVGTLFALLSNSVMLGAFQYFFYDYGALKDSARGIWLHGVFEIFAMVVEAMCGLILGASILFPRTFSRFNSFKKGFKDSFKIFLSTVPFTICAGIIEGYVTRHALKMPLFLNIIIIFGSLAIIGFYYFVYPSVVYKKTNKHINDTIL; encoded by the coding sequence ATGAGAGAAGTTTATTTCATTAAACAAAATAAAGAAAAATGGTTGGGAATAGAACAGGTTATTCAAGGGAAAATTAAAAAAAATCCTGATGACCTGTCTTCATTGTATATAAACCTGATCAATGATCTTTCTTTTGCCCAGACTTATTATCCTAAAAGCAATACTACAGTTTATCTGAATCATTTATCTGCCCAGATTTTCCAGAAGATCTATAAAACAAAAAGGGTAGAGGAGAACAGATTCATTTATTTTTTCAAAACTGAGGTCCCATTGCTGATGTATCAGTACCGGAGATATCTGATGTATGCGTTTCTTTTTTTCATATTATTTACTTCAATCGGAGTACTTTCTGCTATTTATGATAAAGACTTTGTGAATATTATTTTAGGGGAAGGATATGTGAACGAAACCATTGAAAATATTAAAAATAATAATGCTGTAGGAGTTTATCAGAGTGGAAGCACCTGGGGAAGTACGATCGGGATTATTTTCAATAATATTCAGGTAGGAGCAAAATTATATATTTACGGAATTGCAGGAGGAGTGGGAACATTGTTTGCCCTGCTTTCCAACAGTGTGATGCTAGGTGCTTTTCAATATTTTTTCTATGATTATGGAGCATTGAAAGACAGTGCCAGAGGAATATGGCTTCACGGAGTTTTTGAGATTTTTGCCATGGTGGTAGAAGCGATGTGCGGATTGATTCTGGGAGCCTCTATTTTATTTCCGAGAACGTTTTCAAGATTCAACTCTTTTAAAAAAGGATTTAAAGATTCATTTAAAATATTTTTAAGTACAGTTCCTTTCACTATTTGTGCGGGGATCATAGAAGGTTATGTCACAAGACATGCACTGAAAATGCCTTTGTTTCTGAACATAATCATTATTTTTGGTTCACTGGCAATAATAGGATTCTACTATTTTGTATATCCGTCTGTTGTCTATAAAAAAACTAATAAGCACATCAATGATACAATTTTATAA
- a CDS encoding DUF4129 domain-containing protein produces the protein MNKILFLLLFFFSLGLVRAQDDNPTADDLVDSLYTTGHYRNMLRADSVLMKYPVSENEVYPKTFKENIPSRYKGKEFDYSVSKPRESFFQKLMRKLNQIIQGIFGETTLTKSAEFTTVLIRLFAIILVGFLLYFIIKYIMGRDGNFIFGKKNKKLDLNVQELHENIHEINFPESIAKFEHAGDYRSAVRYQFLFILKKLSDKKLINWNPEKTNKDYATEIKAPHLKNDFSNLSYIFDYVWYGEFSIEEQSYQKFKNQYQAFKP, from the coding sequence ATGAATAAAATTCTTTTTTTATTACTGTTTTTTTTCTCTCTTGGGTTGGTTCGCGCTCAGGACGATAATCCTACTGCTGATGATCTGGTAGATTCATTATATACAACCGGGCATTATAGAAACATGCTGCGTGCAGATTCTGTACTGATGAAATATCCGGTATCAGAGAATGAGGTGTATCCGAAAACATTCAAAGAAAATATTCCATCAAGATATAAAGGAAAGGAGTTTGATTATTCAGTATCAAAACCTAGAGAATCTTTCTTTCAAAAGTTGATGCGAAAGCTTAATCAGATTATACAGGGAATTTTTGGTGAAACCACATTGACTAAGTCTGCAGAATTTACAACGGTTCTTATTCGTCTGTTTGCCATTATTCTTGTAGGTTTTCTGCTTTACTTCATTATTAAATACATTATGGGAAGAGATGGAAATTTTATTTTTGGTAAAAAGAATAAAAAACTGGATCTTAACGTTCAGGAACTCCATGAGAACATCCATGAAATCAATTTCCCTGAAAGTATTGCAAAATTTGAACATGCAGGAGATTACCGTTCAGCAGTCCGTTATCAGTTTCTGTTTATTCTTAAAAAACTGAGTGACAAAAAACTGATCAACTGGAATCCGGAAAAAACCAATAAGGATTATGCCACAGAGATAAAGGCTCCCCATCTGAAAAACGATTTCTCTAATCTGTCTTATATTTTTGATTATGTATGGTATGGAGAATTCAGTATTGAAGAACAGAGCTATCAGAAATTTAAAAATCAGTATCAGGCATTTAAACCATAA
- a CDS encoding ABC-F family ATP-binding cassette domain-containing protein → MLTVSNLSLQFGKRILFDEVNIMFTKGNCYGIIGANGAGKSTFLKILTGKQDPTTGHVSLEPGKRMSVLEQDHFAYDQFTVLEAVLRGNKKLFEIKEEMDALYAKEDFSDEDGIKAGELGVVYDEMGGWTAESDAQTMLSNVGITDDMHWQLMGELENKDKVKVLLAQALFGNPDVLILDEPTNDLDIDTISWLEDFLADYENTVIVVSHDRHFLDTVCTHIGDLDYSKLNLYTGNYSFWYQASQLATRQRAQANKKAEEKKKELQDFIARFSSNVAKAKQATARKKMIDKLNIDDIKPSSRRYPAIIFEMEREAGDQILDVKGLEKTKDGELLFSNIDLNLKKGDKVAVLSKNSLAITEFFEILAGNVQADKGTVAWGVTTNQSHMPLDNTNFFQEDLSLVDWLRQFTKNDEERHEEFVRGFLGRMLFSGDEALKSCKVLSGGEKMRCMFSRMMLQKANVLLLDEPTNHLDLESITTLNNSLSNFKGNLLLASHDHEMLSTVCNRIIELTPTGIIDREMTYDEYLADKKVKELREKMYS, encoded by the coding sequence ATGTTAACAGTATCTAACTTATCTTTACAATTCGGGAAAAGAATTCTTTTTGACGAGGTAAATATTATGTTTACCAAAGGAAACTGCTACGGAATCATCGGAGCAAACGGTGCGGGAAAGTCTACATTCCTGAAAATATTAACAGGAAAGCAGGATCCTACAACAGGACATGTATCTCTGGAACCAGGGAAAAGAATGTCAGTTTTGGAGCAGGATCACTTTGCTTATGATCAGTTTACTGTTCTTGAAGCGGTCTTAAGAGGTAATAAGAAATTATTTGAGATAAAAGAGGAAATGGATGCGTTATACGCAAAAGAAGATTTCTCTGACGAAGACGGTATTAAAGCCGGTGAACTAGGTGTAGTTTATGATGAAATGGGAGGATGGACAGCAGAATCTGATGCTCAGACGATGCTTTCTAACGTTGGAATCACTGATGATATGCACTGGCAGCTGATGGGTGAACTTGAGAACAAAGACAAAGTAAAGGTTCTTTTGGCTCAGGCACTTTTCGGAAATCCTGATGTATTGATTCTGGATGAGCCTACCAATGACCTTGACATTGATACCATCTCATGGCTGGAGGATTTCCTTGCAGACTATGAAAATACTGTCATTGTTGTATCTCACGACCGTCACTTCTTAGATACGGTTTGTACACACATTGGTGACCTTGATTATTCTAAGCTTAACCTTTATACAGGAAACTACTCTTTCTGGTATCAGGCATCTCAGCTGGCAACAAGACAAAGAGCTCAGGCAAACAAGAAAGCTGAAGAGAAGAAAAAAGAACTTCAGGATTTCATCGCCAGATTCAGTTCTAACGTTGCTAAGGCAAAACAGGCTACTGCAAGAAAGAAAATGATCGACAAATTAAATATTGACGATATCAAACCATCTTCAAGAAGATATCCTGCCATTATTTTCGAAATGGAAAGAGAGGCCGGAGATCAGATTTTAGATGTAAAAGGTCTTGAGAAAACAAAAGACGGAGAATTACTATTCTCTAATATTGATTTAAATCTTAAAAAAGGAGATAAAGTAGCTGTACTTTCTAAAAACTCTTTAGCCATTACAGAATTTTTTGAGATTCTAGCTGGAAATGTTCAGGCTGACAAAGGAACTGTTGCTTGGGGAGTTACTACCAATCAGTCTCACATGCCTTTGGACAACACCAACTTCTTCCAGGAAGACCTAAGTTTAGTGGACTGGTTAAGACAGTTTACAAAAAATGACGAAGAGCGTCACGAAGAATTCGTAAGAGGATTTTTGGGAAGAATGCTTTTCTCAGGTGATGAGGCTTTAAAATCATGTAAAGTACTTTCAGGAGGTGAAAAAATGAGATGTATGTTCAGTAGAATGATGCTTCAGAAAGCTAACGTTCTTTTACTGGATGAACCAACCAACCACTTAGACCTTGAAAGTATCACCACTTTGAACAACTCTTTATCCAACTTCAAAGGAAATCTTTTACTGGCATCTCATGACCACGAAATGCTTTCAACAGTCTGTAACAGAATCATTGAACTGACTCCTACCGGAATCATCGACAGAGAAATGACGTATGACGAATACCTTGCTGATAAAAAGGTAAAAGAATTAAGAGAAAAAATGTATTCTTAA
- a CDS encoding glycosyltransferase family protein translates to MKILYAFQGTGNGHVARAQEIIPLLKKYASVDTLISGHQSQLKADFDINYQYRGISLLYNKTGGLSYRKTFTENKFLEAAKTIRELELSQYDLIINDYEPLTGWASKLKKLPMIELSHQASMSFAETPKPKKKDFLGEMILKYYVPSERKIGFHFENYHPQIKKPVIRRKIRNLNPYKQGYYLVYLPSFADENIIKVLRKIPVEWKVFSKYSKVQVKVKNVEVFPIDESQYLKYFEGCEGILCNAGFETPAEALFMDKKLFVIPIHNQYEQECNACALDKMGIPNSKVLNLQEIMEWVASDHHLKVDYPDDIEDILLNEVLIL, encoded by the coding sequence ATGAAGATTTTGTATGCATTCCAGGGTACTGGAAACGGACATGTTGCCAGAGCACAGGAAATTATTCCTCTTCTCAAAAAATATGCATCTGTTGATACCCTGATCAGCGGACACCAGTCGCAATTAAAAGCTGATTTCGACATTAATTACCAATACAGGGGTATTTCCCTTCTTTATAACAAAACAGGCGGTTTATCCTATCGAAAAACGTTCACGGAAAATAAATTCCTTGAAGCTGCCAAAACAATCAGAGAACTGGAACTCTCCCAATATGATTTAATAATTAATGATTATGAGCCTTTGACAGGCTGGGCTTCCAAGTTGAAAAAGCTCCCGATGATAGAGCTTAGTCATCAGGCTTCTATGAGTTTTGCGGAAACACCCAAGCCAAAGAAAAAGGATTTTCTGGGTGAAATGATCTTAAAATACTACGTTCCCAGTGAAAGGAAAATCGGGTTTCATTTTGAAAACTATCATCCACAGATTAAAAAACCTGTAATCAGAAGAAAAATAAGAAATCTTAATCCTTATAAACAGGGATATTATCTTGTTTACCTTCCCAGTTTTGCAGATGAAAATATCATTAAGGTTTTAAGAAAAATTCCTGTGGAATGGAAAGTATTTTCAAAATACAGCAAAGTACAGGTAAAAGTAAAAAATGTAGAAGTATTTCCTATAGATGAAAGCCAGTATCTGAAATATTTCGAAGGATGTGAGGGAATATTATGTAACGCAGGTTTTGAAACTCCGGCAGAAGCACTGTTTATGGATAAAAAACTATTTGTGATTCCTATCCACAATCAATATGAACAGGAATGCAATGCATGCGCTCTGGACAAAATGGGAATTCCCAATTCCAAGGTTTTAAATCTTCAGGAAATTATGGAGTGGGTAGCTTCTGACCATCATCTAAAGGTGGATTATCCGGATGATATTGAAGATATCCTGCTCAATGAAGTTTTAATTCTTTAA
- a CDS encoding UDP-2,3-diacylglucosamine diphosphatase: MKRNVELVVISDVHLGTYGCKAKELLRYLNSIQPKTLVLNGDIIDIWQFKKSYFPKPHLKVIRKILSLATKNTDVYYITGNHDEMFRKFTDFELGKLKVCNKICLNIDQKKTWIFHGDVFDASVQHSKWIAKLGGKGYDLLIVINNVVNWFLEKMGKEKYSFSKKIKNNVKKAVKYIGDFELTASELAIDNHYDYVVCGHIHQPQIREVVNKKGSCTYLNSGDWIENLSALEYHDKEWKIFYYDEHKHLLKDDEVEDIPEMDNSALLKIVTNFS; the protein is encoded by the coding sequence ATGAAAAGAAACGTTGAATTAGTTGTTATATCGGATGTTCATTTGGGAACTTATGGATGTAAGGCTAAAGAATTGTTGAGATATCTCAATTCTATCCAGCCTAAAACTTTAGTTTTAAACGGTGATATTATTGATATCTGGCAGTTTAAAAAGTCTTACTTCCCTAAACCTCATTTGAAAGTAATCAGAAAGATTCTTTCATTGGCTACCAAGAACACAGATGTCTATTACATTACAGGCAATCACGATGAAATGTTCCGTAAGTTCACAGATTTTGAATTGGGAAAGCTGAAAGTCTGTAATAAGATCTGTCTGAATATTGATCAGAAAAAGACCTGGATATTTCATGGAGATGTTTTCGATGCATCCGTCCAGCATTCAAAATGGATCGCCAAACTTGGCGGAAAAGGGTATGACCTTTTAATTGTTATCAATAATGTTGTAAATTGGTTCTTAGAAAAAATGGGTAAAGAGAAATACTCGTTTTCGAAAAAGATCAAAAACAATGTGAAAAAAGCTGTAAAATATATAGGTGATTTTGAACTGACCGCTTCTGAGCTGGCAATTGACAACCATTATGATTATGTTGTTTGTGGCCATATCCACCAGCCACAGATTCGTGAGGTTGTTAATAAAAAAGGATCCTGCACTTATCTGAATTCAGGTGACTGGATTGAAAATCTCTCCGCTTTAGAATACCATGATAAAGAATGGAAGATTTTTTATTATGATGAGCATAAACATTTACTGAAAGATGATGAAGTAGAAGACATTCCTGAAATGGATAATTCTGCGCTTTTAAAAATTGTAACCAACTTTTCCTAA
- a CDS encoding DUF4013 domain-containing protein: MIQFYKKRDFGTFISDSFNFFKLYGKNYFKNYILINGLLLILMVTVVVFGYKEFFSQIFGSNLGGESYYFEQYFSENSGMLITVGLLTFLLFMVLMIVNYLYPVFYLKRIAQGAEKIKADEILGDFKNNAGRIAKLCLGMIFIVTPIILFVVGFSYILIFIIIGFFLILLLYPTIFNFTTFLMYDYFNSDRGFWESLSYALRSQFSYPNGSEKSPYWKYWGAAFVMFIIIYIVTSIFTFIPMIFFYGSLLTTTPDGNFEQNPFTGTVGILFFVFYGISMLLSFFLSNLMYVNAGLMYYDSRTDLHQKVELAEIDTIGINE, translated from the coding sequence ATGATACAATTTTATAAAAAAAGAGATTTTGGAACTTTTATCAGTGACAGTTTCAATTTTTTCAAATTATACGGAAAGAATTACTTTAAAAATTATATCCTGATCAATGGCTTACTTTTGATTTTAATGGTAACCGTTGTAGTATTTGGGTATAAAGAATTCTTTTCTCAGATATTCGGATCCAATCTAGGCGGTGAGAGCTATTATTTTGAACAATATTTTTCAGAAAACTCCGGTATGCTGATTACCGTAGGGCTGCTTACCTTCCTGCTTTTCATGGTTCTGATGATCGTCAATTATCTGTATCCGGTCTTTTACTTAAAAAGAATTGCACAAGGTGCAGAAAAGATAAAAGCTGATGAAATTCTGGGTGACTTTAAGAATAATGCAGGAAGAATTGCGAAGCTGTGTCTGGGAATGATCTTTATCGTTACTCCGATCATATTGTTTGTCGTAGGGTTTTCTTACATCCTTATTTTTATTATTATCGGATTCTTTCTGATATTGCTTCTTTATCCGACCATATTTAATTTCACTACATTTCTGATGTATGATTATTTTAATTCGGACAGAGGTTTCTGGGAAAGCCTGAGCTATGCTTTAAGATCACAGTTTTCTTACCCGAATGGCAGTGAAAAATCACCATACTGGAAATATTGGGGTGCTGCATTTGTAATGTTTATTATTATTTACATTGTAACCTCTATATTCACATTTATTCCGATGATATTCTTTTACGGATCGCTTCTTACAACAACACCGGATGGAAACTTTGAACAAAATCCTTTTACCGGGACTGTCGGAATTTTGTTTTTTGTTTTCTACGGAATTTCAATGCTGCTTTCATTTTTCCTTTCAAACCTGATGTATGTGAATGCAGGATTAATGTATTACGACAGTAGAACAGATCTTCATCAGAAAGTAGAACTTGCAGAAATAGACACGATTGGAATCAATGAATAA